The following coding sequences lie in one Eubacterium ventriosum genomic window:
- a CDS encoding cell wall hydrolase — translation MKHKFIGLLSVAFLMCASTTIAVHAENETTTVENPTTVIAVETTTPVAKTTTPAYVKSITVNKTIKVNKKASIKKDIKLNKTKLKNFTLVSNKTKVATISSSGKIKAKKAGKAVITVKSKNNSALYATINVKVKNRYTKDQLRLMSSIIYSEAGDQSYAGKKAVGIVIANRVSSRSYPNTLSGVIYQPGQFSPARNGSLNRSLALYDSGRLDKGSIKAAKAVLNGDKNVKLSYGTINMNSYLFFSGYVRGARLTIGGHQFK, via the coding sequence TTGAAACATAAATTTATAGGTTTACTTTCAGTAGCATTTTTGATGTGTGCATCTACTACAATTGCAGTTCATGCCGAAAACGAAACTACCACTGTTGAGAACCCTACAACAGTGATTGCCGTAGAAACAACTACTCCGGTAGCCAAAACAACTACTCCGGCATATGTTAAATCAATTACAGTTAACAAGACTATAAAGGTAAACAAAAAGGCTAGTATTAAAAAAGACATAAAATTAAATAAAACAAAATTAAAAAATTTCACATTAGTATCTAATAAAACAAAAGTTGCAACAATTTCTTCTTCAGGAAAGATTAAAGCGAAAAAAGCCGGAAAAGCTGTCATTACTGTAAAATCTAAGAATAACAGTGCTTTATATGCAACAATTAATGTAAAGGTAAAGAACAGATACACTAAAGACCAGTTAAGACTTATGTCTTCTATTATTTATAGTGAAGCTGGTGATCAGAGTTATGCAGGTAAGAAGGCAGTTGGTATTGTAATTGCCAACAGAGTAAGTTCTAGAAGTTATCCTAACACTTTAAGTGGTGTTATTTATCAGCCAGGACAGTTTTCACCGGCAAGAAACGGTTCTTTAAACAGATCATTAGCATTATATGACAGTGGTCGACTTGACAAGGGTTCAATTAAAGCTGCTAAGGCTGTTCTTAATGGAGATAAGAACGTAAAACTTTCTTATGGAACAATAAATATGAACTCATATTTATTCTTTAGTGGATATGTAAGAGGTGCAAGATTAACAATTGGCGGACACCAGTTTAAATAA
- the nifS gene encoding cysteine desulfurase NifS, translating to MYIYADNAATTKTSQAAIKAMNECMEDFYGNPSSLHSVGQRAAEKLLQARMDVAECLGADFKEIYFTSGGSEADNQAIISAATFGAKKGKKHIISTKIEHHAVLHTLAKLEKQGFEVTLLDVNEKGVVDPKAVEDAIREDTALVSIMYANNEIGTIEPITEIGEICERKGVIFHTDAVQAVGHVDIDVKKQKIDMLSLSAHKFHGPKGVGVLYANKKVPLTNIIEGGAQERGKRAGTENLPGIVGMAVALKDAVSNIEKSSAKVTTLRDRLIEGLSKIEHSVLNGASENRLPGNVNFCFEGIEGESLLLLLDAKGIAASSGSACTSGSLDPSHVLLAIGRPHEVAHGSLRLTIAEDITEEQIDYMVKEIKNVVDYLRSISPVWDELQRGEQKHVI from the coding sequence ATGTATATATATGCAGATAATGCGGCTACTACTAAAACTAGTCAGGCTGCAATTAAAGCGATGAATGAGTGTATGGAAGATTTTTATGGAAATCCATCAAGTCTTCATAGTGTTGGACAGAGAGCAGCAGAAAAGCTACTTCAGGCAAGAATGGACGTGGCAGAATGCTTAGGTGCAGACTTTAAAGAAATTTATTTTACATCAGGTGGAAGCGAAGCTGACAATCAGGCAATCATTTCAGCAGCTACATTTGGTGCAAAAAAAGGAAAGAAACATATTATTTCTACTAAAATAGAGCATCACGCAGTTCTCCATACATTAGCTAAGTTAGAAAAACAGGGATTTGAAGTTACATTATTAGATGTAAACGAAAAGGGCGTAGTTGATCCTAAGGCAGTTGAAGACGCAATTAGAGAAGATACAGCTCTTGTATCAATAATGTATGCAAATAATGAAATAGGAACAATTGAACCAATTACAGAGATTGGTGAGATTTGTGAAAGGAAGGGAGTTATCTTCCATACAGATGCAGTTCAGGCAGTTGGACATGTTGATATTGATGTTAAGAAACAAAAAATTGATATGTTATCATTATCAGCTCATAAGTTCCACGGACCAAAGGGCGTAGGTGTTCTTTATGCTAATAAGAAGGTTCCACTTACTAATATTATAGAAGGTGGTGCACAGGAAAGAGGTAAGAGAGCGGGTACAGAGAACCTTCCCGGAATAGTTGGTATGGCTGTAGCTTTAAAGGATGCTGTATCTAATATAGAAAAATCAAGTGCAAAAGTTACAACTTTAAGAGACAGACTTATTGAAGGACTTTCAAAGATTGAACACTCAGTTTTAAACGGAGCAAGCGAAAACAGATTACCGGGTAATGTAAACTTCTGTTTTGAAGGAATCGAAGGAGAATCATTACTTTTATTATTAGATGCTAAAGGTATTGCAGCATCTTCAGGTTCAGCATGTACATCAGGATCACTTGATCCAAGTCATGTTTTACTTGCAATTGGCAGACCTCATGAAGTAGCTCATGGATCATTAAGACTTACAATAGCAGAAGACATTACAGAAGAACAGATTGACTATATGGTTAAGGAAATTAAAAATGTAGTTGATTATCTTAGAAGCATTTCACCGGTTTGGGATGAATTACAGAGAGGAGAGCAAAAGCATGTTATATAG
- the nifU gene encoding Fe-S cluster assembly scaffold protein NifU encodes MLYSEKVMDHFMNPRNVGKIDDADGVGEVGNAKCGDIMKIYIKVDNNIITDVKFNTFGCGSAIASSSMATEMIKGKSLDDALELTNKAVAEALDGLPAHKMHCSVLAEEAIKAAIDDYKEKHKDN; translated from the coding sequence ATGTTATATAGTGAAAAAGTAATGGATCATTTTATGAATCCTAGAAACGTAGGAAAGATTGATGACGCAGACGGAGTAGGCGAAGTTGGTAATGCTAAATGTGGCGACATTATGAAAATATATATAAAGGTTGACAATAACATCATAACTGACGTAAAATTTAATACATTCGGATGTGGTTCTGCTATAGCAAGTAGTTCAATGGCAACAGAAATGATTAAAGGAAAGTCATTAGATGATGCATTGGAACTTACAAACAAGGCAGTAGCTGAAGCTTTAGACGGACTTCCTGCACATAAGATGCATTGTTCAGTACTTGCAGAGGAAGCTATTAAGGCTGCTATAGACGATTATAAAGAAAAACATAAAGATAATTAA